The proteins below come from a single Natranaerofaba carboxydovora genomic window:
- a CDS encoding manganese efflux pump MntP family protein, whose product MTTIIIAVAVSIDSLWVGMSYGLKKSYFSVISILLIGLCSGILMLLPMIILDFFSILFVDNYAELISGIMLVAIGIWKIFQDYYYFSQLSSKSINIYSRSISNYGKYYVSLKESLVVGIAVGLDAFGVGVAIGLIDLTFLVIPLVIFSCILFFVFGLYIGNKINLEKLTFKGIYLIPGLLLIGLGVMRFF is encoded by the coding sequence TTGACTACTATTATAATAGCTGTAGCGGTAAGTATAGATAGCTTATGGGTTGGAATGAGTTATGGTTTGAAAAAGAGCTATTTTTCAGTTATTAGTATTTTGCTGATTGGATTATGTTCTGGGATATTGATGCTACTGCCAATGATTATCTTAGATTTCTTTTCAATATTGTTTGTTGATAATTACGCTGAACTAATTAGCGGGATTATGTTGGTGGCGATTGGCATATGGAAAATATTTCAGGATTATTATTACTTTAGTCAATTGTCATCTAAAAGTATCAATATTTATTCGAGGAGCATAAGTAATTATGGCAAGTACTATGTCAGCCTAAAAGAATCTCTAGTAGTAGGGATTGCTGTGGGACTTGACGCATTTGGAGTAGGAGTTGCAATAGGACTTATTGATTTGACCTTTTTAGTAATCCCACTAGTTATATTTAGCTGCATTTTATTTTTTGTCTTTGGTCTATATATTGGTAATAAAATTAACCTAGAAAAATTAACCTTTAAGGGCATTTATTTAATACCAGGACTATTACTGATAGGCCTTGGTGTTATGAGGTTTTTTTAG
- a CDS encoding TetR/AcrR family transcriptional regulator, which translates to MSEEKIPKTKKGQKTREKLLYSAKKVFGKKGYYQTSISDITKEAEVGHGTFYIYFESKRAILEALIQYLNKDLRQNISDELLNSKDRIEAEEIGLRVYFDYVRKNPELYKIVFESQFVDYNLFINYYKMFVDSYKKALEEAINKHEIKDLDPEVIAYCIIGISNFIGFRWLMWQDEENRGIPEEIFEDVMKFIKYGISPENTF; encoded by the coding sequence ATGTCCGAAGAAAAAATACCAAAAACTAAAAAAGGTCAAAAAACAAGAGAAAAACTTCTTTACTCGGCCAAAAAAGTGTTTGGGAAAAAAGGATATTACCAAACTTCTATAAGCGACATAACAAAAGAAGCTGAAGTAGGACATGGAACTTTTTATATATATTTTGAGAGCAAAAGAGCTATTTTGGAAGCCCTTATACAATATTTAAATAAAGATTTAAGACAAAATATTTCCGACGAACTGCTTAATTCCAAAGACAGAATTGAGGCCGAAGAGATTGGTTTAAGAGTATATTTTGACTACGTAAGGAAAAATCCCGAGTTATACAAAATTGTATTTGAATCTCAGTTTGTGGACTATAACTTATTTATTAATTATTATAAAATGTTTGTAGATTCTTATAAAAAAGCTTTAGAAGAAGCTATTAATAAGCACGAAATTAAAGATCTTGATCCAGAGGTTATAGCATATTGTATTATTGGTATTTCAAATTTTATCGGCTTTAGATGGTTAATGTGGCAGGATGAGGAGAACAGAGGTATCCCCGAGGAAATTTTTGAAGATGTGATGAAGTTTATAAAATATGGTATATCACCTGAAAACACTTTCTAA
- a CDS encoding glycerol dehydratase reactivase beta/small subunit family protein, whose product MEQYLTLKVSGEREYKKEVTGGIFILVYIDPSWQDTEFVESILFGIEEEQVKAKVFFGEGDGLDLASKAAVESSARVGIGLGKDGTVALHHEKLPLEKPIQSYKFTTDPEKDVEQHDKICEKLKIIGTNSARLVKKVPLKTFN is encoded by the coding sequence ATGGAACAATATTTAACCCTAAAAGTGTCGGGAGAAAGAGAATACAAAAAAGAAGTTACTGGCGGTATATTTATCCTTGTTTATATAGATCCTTCCTGGCAAGATACAGAATTTGTTGAAAGTATTCTCTTCGGTATAGAAGAAGAGCAAGTAAAAGCTAAAGTTTTCTTTGGGGAAGGTGATGGTTTGGATTTGGCCAGTAAGGCTGCAGTTGAGTCGAGTGCCAGAGTAGGTATTGGCCTTGGGAAAGATGGGACTGTAGCACTTCATCATGAGAAACTCCCTTTAGAAAAACCTATTCAATCATATAAGTTTACAACGGATCCAGAAAAAGATGTAGAACAGCACGATAAAATATGTGAAAAATTAAAGATAATTGGTACAAACTCAGCAAGACTTGTCAAAAAAGTACCCTTAAAAACTTTTAATTGA
- a CDS encoding DUF169 domain-containing protein: protein MTDLKQVNDALNSYLRPATFPVAVKISQAEDDFPPKTKHPGKHIGHRVALCQGMSIARRIGWRVGFSKDDHACAIAIMIFGHEEEPEMVKNGEVVYPYYTSSKEAGQKTQEITPRAEKDSIKSITMAPLEKADFDPDVIVVYGNAAQITRLVQGSLFHSGGKIDSSFSGRGACGSSILIPYQTKECKVTIPGGGERIFAHTTDEELCFSIPKDKIDDTIDGLIKTHQNGIARVPTPFYGLFSKPDFPDKYKELEEKFNMKD, encoded by the coding sequence TTGACAGATTTAAAGCAAGTTAATGATGCTTTAAATTCGTATCTGAGGCCAGCAACCTTTCCTGTTGCCGTCAAAATCTCACAAGCAGAAGACGATTTCCCTCCTAAAACTAAACATCCAGGAAAACATATAGGACATAGGGTTGCACTATGCCAGGGAATGTCTATTGCAAGAAGAATTGGCTGGAGAGTTGGATTCAGTAAAGACGATCATGCTTGTGCTATAGCAATAATGATCTTCGGTCATGAAGAAGAACCTGAGATGGTTAAAAATGGAGAAGTGGTTTATCCTTATTACACTAGTTCAAAAGAAGCAGGGCAAAAAACACAGGAAATCACACCAAGGGCAGAAAAAGATAGTATAAAATCTATAACTATGGCTCCTTTAGAAAAAGCAGATTTTGATCCAGATGTAATTGTTGTTTATGGAAATGCTGCCCAAATAACACGGCTTGTTCAGGGATCTTTATTTCACAGCGGCGGCAAAATCGATTCTTCTTTTTCCGGCAGGGGTGCCTGTGGAAGTTCAATTTTGATACCTTATCAAACCAAGGAGTGTAAAGTTACTATACCCGGTGGTGGCGAGAGAATTTTTGCTCACACTACAGATGAAGAGCTTTGCTTCTCAATACCAAAAGATAAAATAGACGATACCATAGACGGCCTAATTAAGACTCATCAAAATGGAATAGCAAGAGTGCCAACACCGTTTTATGGTTTATTTAGCAAACCTGATTTTCCAGATAAATACAAAGAGCTAGAAGAAAAATTTAATATGAAAGATTGA
- a CDS encoding 3-oxoacyl-ACP synthase, with product MARDQVGIYNIGCYIPSNVQTSEEISKKSGISVEVLEEKYGIKKKPKAGENEHLSDMAIEASKNALVDFDPLELDMIIYCGTGYKDYKIWPLATKIQYELGALNAFSFEVNAFCVGGVMSLQLAKSMMLQQGLNNVLIVTAARELDLVDYNNRETSFLFNFSDGAVAALIRRGYSNNLVLESSVISDGSFSDNIKVKGGGSKHPLPKKDELNYFEVENFDHMKERLDTTSPHNFIKVIKESVAKSGYKPEEIDFLAPLHMKRSFHKKMLKNLNLSQSQSFYLENYGHLQAGDTFLVVKKAEEKNLIKSGDLIVMVSAGTGYTWGATTVKWDGLREK from the coding sequence ATGGCTCGTGACCAGGTAGGTATTTATAATATAGGCTGTTATATTCCATCTAATGTTCAAACCAGCGAGGAGATTTCAAAAAAATCCGGAATTTCAGTAGAAGTTTTGGAAGAAAAATACGGAATAAAGAAAAAGCCTAAAGCTGGTGAAAATGAACACTTATCTGATATGGCTATAGAAGCTTCTAAAAATGCTCTGGTAGATTTTGACCCCCTCGAGCTTGACATGATAATTTACTGTGGCACTGGTTATAAAGACTATAAAATCTGGCCGCTTGCCACAAAAATTCAGTATGAGTTAGGCGCTTTAAATGCTTTTTCTTTTGAAGTAAATGCCTTTTGTGTCGGGGGAGTTATGTCTTTGCAATTAGCTAAAAGTATGATGCTTCAACAAGGTCTAAATAATGTGTTGATTGTAACAGCTGCCAGAGAGCTTGACCTTGTAGATTATAATAACAGAGAAACAAGTTTTTTATTTAATTTCAGTGATGGTGCTGTAGCGGCTTTGATAAGAAGAGGATATAGTAATAATCTTGTACTAGAATCTTCTGTTATATCTGATGGTTCTTTTAGCGATAATATCAAAGTAAAAGGTGGCGGCTCAAAACACCCATTACCTAAAAAAGACGAGCTGAATTATTTTGAAGTGGAAAACTTTGATCATATGAAAGAAAGACTAGACACTACCAGCCCGCATAATTTTATTAAAGTGATAAAAGAAAGTGTGGCAAAAAGTGGGTATAAACCAGAAGAGATAGATTTTTTGGCTCCCCTTCATATGAAAAGGTCTTTTCATAAAAAAATGCTTAAAAACCTTAATCTTTCTCAAAGTCAATCTTTTTATCTTGAAAACTACGGTCACTTACAGGCCGGGGATACTTTTTTAGTTGTAAAAAAAGCAGAAGAGAAAAACTTAATAAAAAGTGGTGACTTGATAGTTATGGTTAGTGCTGGAACTGGATATACCTGGGGAGCAACGACAGTAAAATGGGATGGATTAAGAGAAAAATAA
- a CDS encoding diol dehydratase reactivase subunit alpha: MVLVAGIDIGNESTEIALAKIEKNNVEFLASHLVPTTGIKGTTQNIKGIVKGINEISQKAKIEPGSIDVIRLNEAAPVIGDVAMETITETIVTESTMIGHDPSTPGGEGMAVGQTIFIDKLDLESNLEELEDNYIVLIPENYDFEDAAAIINKAIESGVAVEGAVVQKDDGVLIWNRLNKKIPIVDEVREIHKVPVDMLAAVEVGSQGSNIKQLCNPYGIATIFSLTPEETKQVVPVAKALIGNRSAVVIRTPKGGVETRVIPAGSMELKGENFDREIQLDAGAKKIMTEVNRVKPLKDVVGESGTNVGGMLDQIRSTMHDLSGVPLEEVKIKDILAVDTAVPQKVKGAVADQFYMENAVALAAMVRTSKLPMKDIADELYKEIGVKVELGGVEAEMAILGSLTTPGVSLPLAILDLGAGSTDAAYYLESKKEKPIIAEHVAGAGRMVTMLIDRELGLKNTDLAEKVKKYPAAKVETLFTIRLEDGTVKFFDDPLPGTLFSRVVVNTPEGFEEVPGAKSIEEVRNVRREAKKKVFEENTIRALEDVIPTGSVRDLNSVVLVGGSSLDFEIPQIITALLSEYGVVSGAANIRGYLGPRNAVATGLVMSFAMEQLEENDWRSLKWNNI, translated from the coding sequence ATGGTTTTGGTTGCAGGAATAGATATAGGAAATGAAAGTACCGAAATTGCCCTTGCTAAAATCGAAAAGAACAATGTTGAATTTTTGGCTTCACACCTAGTACCTACGACAGGAATTAAGGGTACTACACAAAACATAAAGGGTATAGTTAAAGGGATAAACGAAATATCTCAAAAAGCCAAAATAGAACCAGGTTCTATAGATGTTATTAGGTTAAATGAAGCAGCTCCTGTTATCGGTGATGTTGCTATGGAGACAATAACCGAAACAATTGTTACTGAATCCACTATGATAGGACATGATCCATCTACTCCTGGTGGAGAAGGCATGGCTGTCGGTCAAACTATTTTTATTGACAAGCTTGACTTAGAATCAAATTTAGAAGAATTAGAAGACAACTATATTGTACTAATACCAGAAAACTATGACTTTGAGGATGCTGCAGCGATTATTAATAAAGCTATAGAATCAGGAGTTGCTGTAGAAGGTGCTGTTGTCCAAAAAGATGATGGAGTGTTGATTTGGAATAGGTTAAACAAAAAGATTCCAATTGTTGATGAAGTACGTGAAATTCATAAAGTTCCAGTTGATATGCTTGCAGCAGTTGAGGTAGGTTCTCAAGGGTCAAATATTAAACAGCTTTGTAACCCTTATGGAATAGCTACTATATTTTCCTTAACACCTGAGGAAACAAAACAGGTTGTGCCGGTAGCTAAGGCCTTAATAGGTAATCGCTCTGCCGTGGTTATCAGAACACCTAAAGGTGGTGTGGAAACTAGAGTAATCCCTGCTGGAAGCATGGAGTTAAAAGGAGAGAACTTTGATCGGGAAATCCAATTAGATGCTGGTGCCAAGAAGATAATGACAGAGGTTAACAGGGTAAAACCCCTAAAAGATGTTGTTGGTGAAAGTGGTACAAATGTAGGTGGAATGCTTGATCAAATTAGAAGTACTATGCATGATTTGAGCGGAGTTCCATTAGAAGAGGTAAAAATAAAAGATATACTTGCCGTGGATACTGCAGTTCCACAAAAAGTAAAAGGAGCAGTGGCTGATCAGTTTTATATGGAGAATGCAGTGGCTCTAGCTGCAATGGTGAGAACTTCAAAACTTCCTATGAAAGATATTGCAGATGAACTGTACAAAGAGATAGGAGTTAAGGTAGAACTAGGCGGCGTAGAAGCAGAGATGGCAATCCTTGGTTCGCTAACTACTCCCGGGGTAAGTTTACCCCTTGCAATACTCGACCTTGGTGCAGGTTCTACAGATGCTGCCTATTATCTTGAATCCAAAAAAGAAAAGCCAATAATTGCAGAACATGTGGCTGGAGCAGGTAGAATGGTGACTATGCTAATAGATCGCGAACTAGGTTTAAAAAATACTGACCTTGCAGAAAAAGTTAAAAAATATCCTGCGGCCAAAGTTGAAACCTTATTTACAATAAGACTTGAAGATGGGACGGTAAAGTTTTTTGATGATCCACTTCCAGGTACTTTGTTTAGTAGAGTAGTGGTAAATACACCTGAAGGGTTTGAAGAAGTCCCAGGTGCGAAAAGCATCGAGGAAGTAAGGAACGTAAGACGAGAGGCCAAAAAGAAAGTTTTTGAAGAGAATACTATTAGGGCTCTTGAAGATGTGATTCCTACTGGAAGTGTTAGGGACTTAAACTCTGTGGTTTTAGTAGGTGGCTCTTCTCTTGACTTCGAGATTCCTCAAATAATAACTGCTCTGTTATCCGAATATGGTGTTGTTTCTGGTGCTGCTAATATAAGAGGGTATCTTGGACCCAGAAACGCTGTTGCTACAGGTCTTGTGATGTCTTTTGCGATGGAACAGCTAGAGGAAAATGATTGGAGGAGCCTAAAATGGAACAATATTTAA